A section of the Mesorhizobium shangrilense genome encodes:
- a CDS encoding ABC transporter substrate-binding protein yields MKRSLQVVAVTVAAVSSLGLSMSGSFAASAAVAADPNAKVEYSGTLSILTKFGLQQLSPYFINLAQDYEKLHPGVKVELIQESDDSVKGKTKTLVASNSLPDVYFSWTGSWGGNFVRGNRAVDLSTVIGPDTDWGKTLSPAAVKAFEYNGKLYGIPLYQDAKFMGYNKQIFAKLGLKAPANFEELLTSCDAIRKSGATPISFGNKEAWPAIHFAGQLLAYNVPQATLERDFDPATADYSDPGYVAALKQFSQLVERCTDGAGVNGTSYASALQAFTNAQSAMYYQEIIEFDQAATSDSALKPADFGFFRLPVPDGAKGDPKSIEGAPEGYMINAASKNIPLAIDFMKFVTSKENAEVLSAPPYGQPSATIGGASEKNMSAAVVDGLKDINAASYLMPWLDTANPPRVAAVWLSSLQALAGGSMTPEQVMDEVRKAASAAK; encoded by the coding sequence ATGAAACGTTCGCTGCAAGTCGTGGCGGTCACAGTGGCCGCGGTATCATCATTGGGATTGTCTATGAGCGGCAGTTTCGCCGCTTCAGCGGCGGTCGCGGCCGACCCCAACGCCAAGGTGGAATACAGCGGCACGCTGTCGATCCTGACCAAGTTCGGATTGCAGCAACTGTCGCCCTATTTCATCAATCTGGCGCAGGATTATGAGAAGCTCCATCCGGGCGTGAAGGTCGAACTCATCCAGGAGAGCGACGACAGCGTGAAGGGCAAGACCAAGACACTGGTCGCGTCAAACTCGCTGCCCGATGTCTATTTCTCCTGGACGGGCAGCTGGGGCGGGAACTTCGTGCGCGGCAACCGCGCCGTCGACCTGAGCACGGTCATTGGTCCCGATACCGACTGGGGCAAGACGCTCTCTCCGGCGGCCGTCAAGGCGTTCGAATACAATGGCAAGCTCTACGGCATCCCACTTTATCAGGACGCCAAGTTCATGGGCTACAACAAGCAGATCTTCGCCAAGCTCGGCCTGAAGGCGCCAGCCAATTTCGAGGAACTCCTGACCAGCTGCGACGCCATCCGCAAGTCCGGCGCGACCCCGATTTCGTTCGGCAACAAGGAGGCTTGGCCAGCCATCCACTTTGCAGGCCAGCTGCTCGCATACAACGTGCCGCAGGCAACACTGGAACGCGACTTCGATCCGGCCACCGCCGATTACAGCGATCCAGGCTATGTAGCGGCGCTCAAGCAGTTCAGCCAGCTTGTCGAGCGTTGCACCGATGGCGCCGGCGTCAACGGCACATCCTATGCCTCGGCTCTCCAGGCCTTCACCAACGCGCAGTCGGCCATGTACTATCAGGAGATCATCGAGTTCGATCAGGCCGCTACGTCGGACTCGGCGCTGAAGCCCGCCGATTTCGGGTTCTTCAGACTGCCCGTGCCTGATGGCGCCAAGGGTGACCCCAAGTCGATCGAGGGCGCGCCGGAGGGCTACATGATCAACGCGGCATCGAAGAACATCCCGCTGGCGATCGATTTCATGAAGTTCGTGACCTCCAAGGAAAACGCTGAAGTCCTGTCGGCACCGCCTTACGGCCAGCCGAGCGCAACCATCGGCGGCGCCTCGGAAAAGAATATGAGCGCGGCTGTGGTCGATGGCCTCAAGGACATCAACGCGGCCTCCTACCTCATGCCCTGGTTGGACACGGCAAACCCGCCGCGCGTCGCCGCCGTTTGGTTGTCCAGCCTGCAGGCGCTGGCTGGCGGTTCGATGACGCCTGAGCAAGTGATGGACGAGGTGCGCAAGGCCGCATCCGCAGCCAAATAA
- a CDS encoding Fic/DOC family protein encodes MVYAAEADPLCYPGTTVLRNRLDVQDQAGLDEVELALFLIRADEPIASGALDYAHYKAIHHHLFQDIYDWAGEVRAIRIGKGGNWFCYPEYIDAEMIRIFDDLAVANYLVGLWPHDFAVQAAHVLAEINAVHPFREGNGRTQLTFLAVLAEHAGFTFDDDALDRDRVLGAMIGSFSGDEQPLAALIADIIA; translated from the coding sequence GTGGTATATGCCGCCGAGGCCGACCCGCTCTGTTACCCAGGCACAACGGTTCTTCGCAACAGGCTTGATGTCCAGGATCAGGCCGGCCTCGATGAGGTCGAACTTGCCCTCTTCCTGATTCGCGCTGACGAGCCGATTGCGAGCGGTGCGCTCGATTATGCGCACTACAAGGCGATTCACCATCATCTGTTCCAGGACATCTATGACTGGGCCGGGGAGGTGAGGGCGATTCGCATCGGCAAAGGCGGCAACTGGTTTTGCTACCCCGAATACATCGATGCGGAGATGATCCGAATTTTCGACGACCTCGCAGTGGCCAACTATCTCGTGGGCCTATGGCCTCACGATTTCGCTGTTCAGGCGGCGCATGTGCTCGCGGAAATCAATGCGGTGCATCCGTTTCGCGAGGGGAATGGGCGGACACAACTCACCTTCCTGGCTGTGCTCGCCGAGCATGCCGGCTTCACCTTCGATGACGATGCCCTCGATCGTGATCGGGTGCTGGGCGCCATGATCGGGAGCTTTTCTGGCGACGAACAGCCCTTGGCTGCTCTCATCGCCGACATCATCGCCTAA
- a CDS encoding LacI family DNA-binding transcriptional regulator, with protein MTIRRNVEVAEGQTVVTQKGITLKDVAAAANVSRATAARALNSYGYVGDETALRVMEAAERLGYRGNLVAQALRSGQLPIVGFVPGDIQNPFFARIAHDIEVDLRKHRHNLLIASSEENVEQEKELLGSLRALSIRGFILAPTSASDSEHILELVREGSPIVLIDRVIKDLQCDSVVVDNEGGAREAVDYLVANGHDRIGLLRDESRIFTAQERLAGYQNSLQSHGIALDESLISVSRSTVEHAIDATIRLFSRRNRPTALFTVDSLMTQGALLGLRSMGLSIPHDVSLVGFDDFNLATFTDPQITVVAQPISEIGPLAAKLLLERLAGKKIAPRHIRFPTRLIVRGSVARFNGR; from the coding sequence ATGACGATCCGACGCAATGTCGAGGTCGCGGAAGGACAGACAGTCGTGACGCAGAAAGGGATCACCCTCAAGGACGTTGCCGCCGCGGCCAATGTCTCGCGTGCCACGGCCGCGCGGGCGCTCAACAGTTACGGCTACGTTGGCGACGAGACGGCGCTTCGCGTGATGGAGGCCGCGGAAAGACTGGGCTATCGGGGGAACCTCGTTGCGCAAGCGCTTCGCAGCGGGCAATTGCCAATCGTCGGCTTCGTGCCGGGCGATATCCAGAATCCCTTCTTTGCCCGAATCGCTCATGACATCGAGGTGGACCTGCGCAAGCACCGCCACAATCTGCTGATCGCCAGCAGTGAGGAGAATGTCGAGCAGGAAAAGGAATTGCTGGGGAGCCTGCGCGCGCTCAGCATCCGTGGCTTCATCCTGGCGCCGACCTCGGCGAGCGACAGCGAGCACATCCTGGAACTGGTGCGCGAGGGGTCGCCGATCGTGCTGATCGACCGTGTCATCAAGGACCTGCAGTGCGACAGTGTGGTCGTCGACAATGAAGGTGGCGCGCGCGAAGCCGTGGACTACCTCGTCGCCAATGGCCACGACCGAATCGGTCTGTTGCGTGACGAATCACGCATCTTCACCGCGCAGGAACGTCTCGCCGGCTACCAGAATTCGCTGCAATCGCACGGAATCGCGCTCGACGAATCATTGATCAGCGTGTCGCGCTCGACGGTCGAGCATGCCATCGACGCAACGATAAGGCTGTTCAGCCGCCGCAATCGTCCGACCGCCCTTTTCACCGTCGACAGTCTGATGACGCAGGGGGCGCTTCTCGGCCTGCGCTCTATGGGACTGTCCATCCCGCATGATGTGTCCCTGGTTGGCTTCGACGATTTCAATCTCGCTACCTTCACCGACCCGCAGATCACGGTCGTGGCCCAGCCCATCTCGGAGATCGGGCCACTGGCTGCTAAGCTTCTGCTGGAACGGCTGGCCGGCAAGAAGATCGCGCCGCGTCATATCCGATTCCCGACGCGTCTGATTGTGCGTGGCTCGGTCGCCCGCTTCAACGGGCGCTGA
- a CDS encoding SIS domain-containing protein: protein MLNFDRDRFVRIQGGAVAIAGEARLLMRTLLAEGVERLFFMGTGGVQLLTLPAIELAKRYSTFPVGAEYPAQVVLDPPAGLDNKAVVVIPSLSGTTKEGVELMAFLKKRGVRTISLTGHSDTPIAQEADHNFTNFAEDDTSSESFYLQTLLIVLALLAERGEYDGFDAAVAELKLLPGLLADAKAAFEDKAAELAATIKDETYHIFTGAGSVWPEANYYGMCILEEMQWIRTRPVHAADFFHGTLELVEPGVSVFVFKGEDALRPLADRVENFAKRYTDRVRTLDAASVKLPGISQQVRGMISPVLLATLLERLSAHLEVLRNHPLTTRRYYKRVEY, encoded by the coding sequence ATGCTGAACTTCGATAGGGACCGCTTCGTAAGGATCCAGGGCGGGGCCGTTGCCATCGCCGGCGAGGCGCGCTTGCTGATGCGCACGCTGCTTGCGGAAGGCGTCGAGCGTCTGTTTTTCATGGGCACCGGCGGCGTGCAGCTTCTGACGCTTCCCGCGATCGAACTGGCGAAGCGCTATTCCACCTTCCCGGTGGGTGCTGAATATCCGGCCCAGGTCGTGCTCGATCCGCCGGCCGGTCTCGACAACAAGGCCGTGGTCGTCATCCCGTCGCTTTCGGGCACGACCAAGGAGGGCGTCGAGCTGATGGCCTTCCTGAAGAAGCGGGGCGTGCGCACCATCTCGCTCACCGGCCATTCGGACACGCCGATCGCGCAGGAAGCCGATCACAATTTCACGAACTTCGCTGAGGACGACACCTCGTCGGAATCATTCTACCTGCAGACGCTGCTGATTGTGCTCGCGCTGCTGGCCGAGCGCGGCGAATATGACGGTTTCGACGCGGCGGTCGCCGAACTCAAGCTGCTGCCGGGCCTGCTCGCCGATGCGAAAGCCGCATTTGAGGACAAGGCCGCCGAACTGGCCGCGACCATCAAGGACGAGACCTATCACATCTTCACCGGCGCCGGTTCAGTGTGGCCGGAGGCGAACTACTACGGCATGTGCATCCTCGAGGAGATGCAGTGGATCCGGACCCGCCCGGTGCACGCCGCCGATTTCTTCCACGGCACGCTCGAGCTGGTCGAGCCGGGCGTCAGCGTCTTCGTGTTCAAGGGCGAGGATGCGCTTCGGCCCCTGGCCGACCGGGTCGAGAATTTCGCCAAGCGCTACACGGACCGCGTCCGCACGCTGGATGCGGCCTCGGTGAAATTGCCGGGCATCTCCCAGCAGGTGCGCGGCATGATTTCACCCGTGTTGCTCGCCACCTTGCTCGAGCGGCTGAGCGCGCATCTCGAGGTGCTCCGCAATCACCCGCTGACCACCCGTCGCTACTACAAACGCGTTGAATACTGA